The following are from one region of the Cataglyphis hispanica isolate Lineage 1 chromosome 16, ULB_Chis1_1.0, whole genome shotgun sequence genome:
- the LOC126855463 gene encoding rab3 GTPase-activating protein non-catalytic subunit isoform X1, protein MSCQIKGIANIPDIDNVKKLLYGSAISKYEYVPSNELPLQDCHISLSSVGDVFAIAWNTKMIIFVSKWDSQELNEIKNKFHITWHGEITKEQNEWITSVICLPLISLGKASGPDWTCIAVGYNTGFIRFYTETGALLFEEQIHNESVLGIKCQSFSLPRHVGDAGCSEEIYILYNSGVCILQGFPLFSTLRACRNHLARVQANCNDLPPVPNLSYKKWAFKNQDIANDSEVIGTTSINSFDHFMTASICGGYNAMYRSSAPQHNLVVATGKRPFVGFHYALEGGNAPVLSDVAIAMASKLANAIGTAVPWFRGSSKSTTSEASKGNIQESVETMSCRFGLSDIMREGDCIVCSPNKMLSVISDAMGRVLLINNKRGVAVRMWKGYRDAQCGWIEATEERDRGIHRNINKSGRKTLLRTALFLVIYAPKKGVIDIWNIQQGPKITTFTASKNGRLLYINYGFLGANENAILSKNKAQYSCVFMDPLGGLKEICVPFHFALNSKNGKRARDIHLLRKLRTYLREEEFNEEKLVFEVTNTCLGLKTNEIKVQMIEVLMNSKHILPDALLAAINCFVIKSEEEKELEPTAKMLHQLTMQLQQIIIFYKYIKSQLDIPPEYNIVTADNAPSPKYLSSILLTSEREVHRIIKLAKMINSFKDNNVSAETKVKFKEDEKMFFNFLSCFEFGTSRFIGLRKNLKKETMNDISRLIYQGWMYSNDVKEKWQQAAKDSNIQPFNFMELALIYWTHKEETVSLEIELKRFTQLLHVICLLTDVEDICVEYNEVSLWWKTVRTILTESTKPFNALTAALACRAIAMILEKYKEKLENQKLLETNGNEGENIKNINNVTNIDKTENKLSDITPDDETYSSISEWENVSNDTCQFTLLIGNLEDITILNTIISQQVIPDETTQFFALPFTKNDISLASIISKGKGSVSELVAKWLSTTGIDPTRLIDTTDVEFDQLQLSMDSLQLTDTLDEATAIEVSQQEQPKLLSLSVEIGDEAKTNMTAEAYILDKMILLKRHFPYSLTSSVLLANLCWEFAMSWNKDVTQLDLLAAALTVLRQIPMKNMKHGVCCLMWTLHIKKRMEAAAKLMNKLGKLPKERLCMQDIGLSDIQLTTFLQHCLTFLDIFVDDEILKREDGATIKSEELWDGHTGPQPFATLAISQTPAWYDLILLHVQVANVLYMMACLNLKMLKPLNNLFESVVQPYFFQDITDKAIFTWYRDDKRDHMRTEFLCRVITASMEFIHRETTDGVTISSSQAISWMSKCQALASIWKINSDELRIHQACQLYINGFDRLAEEVTVAVTDIERLATNLLPIAGRRMMAYLSKTPNLLEEMSQMSPALTRYLENLNMPEVVCTNCSNVDTVELIRRISVHLPKTHCDYHIAQLMLDATFIYEDLCFCRYNWLKTVNSAQFQV, encoded by the exons CAAAATGGGATTCGcaagaattaaatgaaataaaaaataaattccatatAACATGGCATGGAGAAATAACAAAGGAACAGAA TGAATGGATAACATCAGTGATCTGTTTACCTTTAATATCTTTAGGAAAAGCTAGTGGTCCAGATTGGACATGTATAGCTGTTGGATATAATACAGGCTTTATTAGATTCTATACTGAA acagGTGCATTGCTCTTTGAGGAACAGATTCACAATGAATCAGTTTTAGGAATAAAATGTCAATCATTTTCATTACCAAGGCATGTTGGAGATGCTGGCTGTAgcgaagaaatttatatattgtataatagcGGTGTCTGCATATTACAAGgatttccattattttcaaCTTTACGTGCATGTAGAAATCACTTGGCTAGAG ttCAAGCTAACTGCAATGATTTACCACCAGTTCCTAActtgtcatataaaaaatgggcgtttaaaaatcaagatattGCAAATGATTCAGAAGTAATTGGCACAACATCGATAAATAGTTTTGATCATTTCATGACAGCTTCAATTTGCGGCGGATATAATGCAATGTATAGATCTAGCGCGCCGCAACATAATTTAGTCGTTGCAACAGGAAAACGGCCATTTGTAGGATTTCATTATGCATTAGAGGGTGGTAATGCTCCAGTTCTATCGGACGTTGCCATTGCTATGGCTAGCAAATTGGCTAATGCTATTGGTACTGCTGTTCc ATGGTTTCGCGGCAGTTCGAAGAGTACTACATCTGAAGCATCAAAGGGTAACATTCAGGAATCTGTAGAGACAATGAGTTGTCGGTTTGGTTTAAGCGACATTATGAGAGAAGGTGATTGCATCGTCTGTAGtccaaataaaatgttatcggTAATATCGGACGCTATGGGCAGAgtattacttataaataacaaGAGAGGTGTAGCTGTTAGAATGTGGAAAGGATATCGCGATGCTCAGTGTGGTTGGATCGAAGCTACCGAAGAGAGAGATCGTGGAATCCAcaggaatataaataaatctggacGAAAAACCTTATTGCGCACGGCGTTATTTCTAGTTATTTATGCGCCGAAGAAAGGTGTGATAGACATTTGGAACATACAACAAGGTCCAAAGATCACTACCTTTACCGCTAGTAAAAATGGACG acTACTATATATTAACTATGGTTTTCTGGGCGCAAATGAAAATGCTATTTTGTCAAAGAATAAGGCGCAATACTCGTGTGTGTTTATGGATCCACTTGGAGGGTTAAAGGAGATTTGTGTTCCATTTCATTTTGCACTTAATAGTAAAAACGGAAAACGAGCGCGCGACATACATCTACTTAGAAAACTGAGAACATATCTGAGGGAAGAAgaatttaatgaagaaaaattagtttttgaaGTTACCAACACTTGTCTGGGATTAAAgacaaatgaaattaaagtaCAGATGATAGAAGTCTTAATGAATAGCAAACATATTTTGCCAGATGCTTTGCTTGCtgcaataaattgttttgtgataaaatcag aagaagaaaaagaattagaaCCTACTGCTAAGATGCTTCATCAGTTGACTATGCAATTacagcaaataattatattttataaatatattaagtctCAACTTGACATTCCTCCTGAGTATAACATTGTAACAGCTGATAATGCACCAAGtcctaaatatttatcttcgaTATTATTGACCTCGGAACGAGAAGTACACCGTATTATTAAATTGGCCAAGATGATAAATAGTTTTAAGGATAATAATGTTTCGGCAGAAACTAAAGTCAAATTTAAAGAggatgaaaaaatgttttttaattttctatcatgCTTTGAATTTGGTACATCAAGATTCATTGGATTAcgaaaaaacttaaaaaaagaaacaatgaaCGATATTT cGCGACTAATATATCAAGGATGGATGTACTCGAATGATGTAAAAGAGAAATGGCAACAAGCTGCTAAAGATAGTAACATTCAACCATTTAATTTCATGGAACTGGCATTAATTTATTGGACACATAAAGAGGAAACTGTATCTTTGGAAATTGAACTAAAACGTTTTACGCAGCTTTTACATGTTATTTGTTTGTTAACTG atgtGGAAGATATATGTGTTGAATATAATGAAGTTTCTCTTTGGTGGAAAACTGTACGGACTATTTTAACAGAATCTACAAAACCTTTTAATGCGCTTACTGCTGCATTAGCATGTAGAGCAATTGCTATGATTctagagaaatataaagagaaattggaaaatcaaaaattgttgGAAACTAATGGCAATGAAGgtgaaaacattaaaaatataaataatgtaaccAACATAGATAAAACGGAAAATAAACTGAGTGACATCACCCCAGATGATGAAACATATAGTTCAATTAGCGAATGGGAAAATGTTAGCAACGATACTTGTCAATTCACATTGTTAATTGGGAATCTTGAAGATATTACCATTTTGAACACTATTATTAG tcAGCAAGTTATACCAGACGAAACAACACAATTCTTTGCTTTaccatttacaaaaaatgatatttctttaGCATCAATTATTTCCAAAGGAAaag GTTCTGTCTCTGAACTGGTTGCAAAATGGCTCAGTACAACAGGTATTGATCCAACACGATTAATCGACACAACTGATGTGGAATTTGATCAGCTGCAATTATCAATGGATTCTTTACAATTAACTGATACACTGGATGAAGCAACTGCCATTGAAGTATCTCAACAAGAACAACCAAAACTTCTTTCATTATCGGTAGAAATTGGAGATGAAGCAAAAACCAATATGACAGCGGAAGCATATATATTAG acAAAATGATTTTACTTAAGCGCCATTTTCCATACAGTTTAACGAGCAGTGTTTTGCTGGCCAATTTATGCTGGGAATTTGCTATGTCATGGAATAAAGATGTTACCCAATTAGATCTGCTTGCAGCTGCTTTGACTGTTTTACGACAAATacctatgaaaaatatgaaacatg GCGTTTGCTGTTTAATGTGGACGCTTCacataaagaaaagaatggaAGCAGCAGCAAAGCTGATGAACAAGCTCGGAAAGTTGCCAAAGGAGAGATTATGCATGCAAGACATTGGTTTGTCCGACATTCAACTGACAACATTTCTACAGCACTGTCTCACTTTCTTGGATATATTTGTTGAC GACGAGATACTTAAACGAGAAGATGGTGCAACAATAAAGTCGGAAGAATTATGGGATGGACATACCGGACCACAACCATTTGCCACATTAGCCATTTCTCAAACACCAGCTTGGTACGATTTGATCTTGTTACATGTGCAAGTGGCAAATGTTCTGTATATGATGGCGTGTCTTAATTTGAAAATGCTGAAACCACTGAATAACTTATTTGAGTCCGTA GTTCAACCCTATTTCTTTCAAGACATAACGGATAAAGCGATATTCACGTGGTACCGAGATGACAAGAGAGATCATATGCGTACGGAATTTTTATGCAGAGTAATTACAGCGTCGATGGAATTCATTCATCGCGAAACCACCGACGGCGTGACGATTAGTTCGTCACAGGCTATTTCGTGGATGAGCAAGTGTCAGGCGTTGGCGtcaatttggaaaattaatagTGATGAATTGAGAATACACCAAGCCTGTCAATTGTATATAAACGGTTTTGATCGTTTGGCGGAAgag GTAACTGTAGCAGTAACCGATATTGAACGTTTGGCTACAAACTTATTGCCTATAGCTGGAAGAAGAATGATGGCATATCTTTCGAAAACACCTAATCTCTTGGAAGAAATGTCACAAATGAGTCCAGCGCTTACAagatatttggaaaatttg AACATGCCTGAAGTAGTCTGTACGAATTGTTCCAATGTCGACACTGTGGAACTGATTCGACGAATATCTGTGCATTTACCTAAAACTCACTGTGATTATCATATTGCGCAATTGATGTTGGatgcaacatttatttatgagG atttatgttTCTGCAGATACAATTGGCTGAAAACCGTGAACAGTGCTCAATTTCAAGTTTAA
- the LOC126855463 gene encoding rab3 GTPase-activating protein non-catalytic subunit isoform X3, whose translation MSCQIKGIANIPDIDNVKKLLYGSAISKYEYVPSNELPLQDCHISLSSVGDVFAIAWNTKMIIFVSKWDSQELNEIKNKFHITWHGEITKEQNEWITSVICLPLISLGKASGPDWTCIAVGYNTGFIRFYTETGALLFEEQIHNESVLGIKCQSFSLPRHVGDAGCSEEIYILYNSGVCILQGFPLFSTLRACRNHLARVQANCNDLPPVPNLSYKKWAFKNQDIANDSEVIGTTSINSFDHFMTASICGGYNAMYRSSAPQHNLVVATGKRPFVGFHYALEGGNAPVLSDVAIAMASKLANAIGTAVPWFRGSSKSTTSEASKGNIQESVETMSCRFGLSDIMREGDCIVCSPNKMLSVISDAMGRVLLINNKRGVAVRMWKGYRDAQCGWIEATEERDRGIHRNINKSGRKTLLRTALFLVIYAPKKGVIDIWNIQQGPKITTFTASKNGRLLYINYGFLGANENAILSKNKAQYSCVFMDPLGGLKEICVPFHFALNSKNGKRARDIHLLRKLRTYLREEEFNEEKLVFEVTNTCLGLKTNEIKVQMIEVLMNSKHILPDALLAAINCFVIKSEEEKELEPTAKMLHQLTMQLQQIIIFYKYIKSQLDIPPEYNIVTADNAPSPKYLSSILLTSEREVHRIIKLAKMINSFKDNNVSAETKVKFKEDEKMFFNFLSCFEFGTSRFIGLRKNLKKETMNDISRLIYQGWMYSNDVKEKWQQAAKDSNIQPFNFMELALIYWTHKEETVSLEIELKRFTQLLHVICLLTDVEDICVEYNEVSLWWKTVRTILTESTKPFNALTAALACRAIAMILEKYKEKLENQKLLETNGNEGENIKNINNVTNIDKTENKLSDITPDDETYSSISEWENVSNDTCQFTLLIGNLEDITILNTIISQQVIPDETTQFFALPFTKNDISLASIISKGKGSVSELVAKWLSTTGIDPTRLIDTTDVEFDQLQLSMDSLQLTDTLDEATAIEVSQQEQPKLLSLSVEIGDEAKTNMTAEAYILDKMILLKRHFPYSLTSSVLLANLCWEFAMSWNKDVTQLDLLAAALTVLRQIPMKNMKHGVCCLMWTLHIKKRMEAAAKLMNKLGKLPKERLCMQDIGLSDIQLTTFLQHCLTFLDIFVDDEILKREDGATIKSEELWDGHTGPQPFATLAISQTPAWYDLILLHVQVANVLYMMACLNLKMLKPLNNLFESVVQPYFFQDITDKAIFTWYRDDKRDHMRTEFLCRVITASMEFIHRETTDGVTISSSQAISWMSKCQALASIWKINSDELRIHQACQLYINGFDRLAEEVTVAVTDIERLATNLLPIAGRRMMAYLSKTPNLLEEMSQMSPALTRYLENLNMPEVVCTNCSNVDTVELIRRISVHLPKTHCDYHIAQLMLDATFIYEDTIG comes from the exons CAAAATGGGATTCGcaagaattaaatgaaataaaaaataaattccatatAACATGGCATGGAGAAATAACAAAGGAACAGAA TGAATGGATAACATCAGTGATCTGTTTACCTTTAATATCTTTAGGAAAAGCTAGTGGTCCAGATTGGACATGTATAGCTGTTGGATATAATACAGGCTTTATTAGATTCTATACTGAA acagGTGCATTGCTCTTTGAGGAACAGATTCACAATGAATCAGTTTTAGGAATAAAATGTCAATCATTTTCATTACCAAGGCATGTTGGAGATGCTGGCTGTAgcgaagaaatttatatattgtataatagcGGTGTCTGCATATTACAAGgatttccattattttcaaCTTTACGTGCATGTAGAAATCACTTGGCTAGAG ttCAAGCTAACTGCAATGATTTACCACCAGTTCCTAActtgtcatataaaaaatgggcgtttaaaaatcaagatattGCAAATGATTCAGAAGTAATTGGCACAACATCGATAAATAGTTTTGATCATTTCATGACAGCTTCAATTTGCGGCGGATATAATGCAATGTATAGATCTAGCGCGCCGCAACATAATTTAGTCGTTGCAACAGGAAAACGGCCATTTGTAGGATTTCATTATGCATTAGAGGGTGGTAATGCTCCAGTTCTATCGGACGTTGCCATTGCTATGGCTAGCAAATTGGCTAATGCTATTGGTACTGCTGTTCc ATGGTTTCGCGGCAGTTCGAAGAGTACTACATCTGAAGCATCAAAGGGTAACATTCAGGAATCTGTAGAGACAATGAGTTGTCGGTTTGGTTTAAGCGACATTATGAGAGAAGGTGATTGCATCGTCTGTAGtccaaataaaatgttatcggTAATATCGGACGCTATGGGCAGAgtattacttataaataacaaGAGAGGTGTAGCTGTTAGAATGTGGAAAGGATATCGCGATGCTCAGTGTGGTTGGATCGAAGCTACCGAAGAGAGAGATCGTGGAATCCAcaggaatataaataaatctggacGAAAAACCTTATTGCGCACGGCGTTATTTCTAGTTATTTATGCGCCGAAGAAAGGTGTGATAGACATTTGGAACATACAACAAGGTCCAAAGATCACTACCTTTACCGCTAGTAAAAATGGACG acTACTATATATTAACTATGGTTTTCTGGGCGCAAATGAAAATGCTATTTTGTCAAAGAATAAGGCGCAATACTCGTGTGTGTTTATGGATCCACTTGGAGGGTTAAAGGAGATTTGTGTTCCATTTCATTTTGCACTTAATAGTAAAAACGGAAAACGAGCGCGCGACATACATCTACTTAGAAAACTGAGAACATATCTGAGGGAAGAAgaatttaatgaagaaaaattagtttttgaaGTTACCAACACTTGTCTGGGATTAAAgacaaatgaaattaaagtaCAGATGATAGAAGTCTTAATGAATAGCAAACATATTTTGCCAGATGCTTTGCTTGCtgcaataaattgttttgtgataaaatcag aagaagaaaaagaattagaaCCTACTGCTAAGATGCTTCATCAGTTGACTATGCAATTacagcaaataattatattttataaatatattaagtctCAACTTGACATTCCTCCTGAGTATAACATTGTAACAGCTGATAATGCACCAAGtcctaaatatttatcttcgaTATTATTGACCTCGGAACGAGAAGTACACCGTATTATTAAATTGGCCAAGATGATAAATAGTTTTAAGGATAATAATGTTTCGGCAGAAACTAAAGTCAAATTTAAAGAggatgaaaaaatgttttttaattttctatcatgCTTTGAATTTGGTACATCAAGATTCATTGGATTAcgaaaaaacttaaaaaaagaaacaatgaaCGATATTT cGCGACTAATATATCAAGGATGGATGTACTCGAATGATGTAAAAGAGAAATGGCAACAAGCTGCTAAAGATAGTAACATTCAACCATTTAATTTCATGGAACTGGCATTAATTTATTGGACACATAAAGAGGAAACTGTATCTTTGGAAATTGAACTAAAACGTTTTACGCAGCTTTTACATGTTATTTGTTTGTTAACTG atgtGGAAGATATATGTGTTGAATATAATGAAGTTTCTCTTTGGTGGAAAACTGTACGGACTATTTTAACAGAATCTACAAAACCTTTTAATGCGCTTACTGCTGCATTAGCATGTAGAGCAATTGCTATGATTctagagaaatataaagagaaattggaaaatcaaaaattgttgGAAACTAATGGCAATGAAGgtgaaaacattaaaaatataaataatgtaaccAACATAGATAAAACGGAAAATAAACTGAGTGACATCACCCCAGATGATGAAACATATAGTTCAATTAGCGAATGGGAAAATGTTAGCAACGATACTTGTCAATTCACATTGTTAATTGGGAATCTTGAAGATATTACCATTTTGAACACTATTATTAG tcAGCAAGTTATACCAGACGAAACAACACAATTCTTTGCTTTaccatttacaaaaaatgatatttctttaGCATCAATTATTTCCAAAGGAAaag GTTCTGTCTCTGAACTGGTTGCAAAATGGCTCAGTACAACAGGTATTGATCCAACACGATTAATCGACACAACTGATGTGGAATTTGATCAGCTGCAATTATCAATGGATTCTTTACAATTAACTGATACACTGGATGAAGCAACTGCCATTGAAGTATCTCAACAAGAACAACCAAAACTTCTTTCATTATCGGTAGAAATTGGAGATGAAGCAAAAACCAATATGACAGCGGAAGCATATATATTAG acAAAATGATTTTACTTAAGCGCCATTTTCCATACAGTTTAACGAGCAGTGTTTTGCTGGCCAATTTATGCTGGGAATTTGCTATGTCATGGAATAAAGATGTTACCCAATTAGATCTGCTTGCAGCTGCTTTGACTGTTTTACGACAAATacctatgaaaaatatgaaacatg GCGTTTGCTGTTTAATGTGGACGCTTCacataaagaaaagaatggaAGCAGCAGCAAAGCTGATGAACAAGCTCGGAAAGTTGCCAAAGGAGAGATTATGCATGCAAGACATTGGTTTGTCCGACATTCAACTGACAACATTTCTACAGCACTGTCTCACTTTCTTGGATATATTTGTTGAC GACGAGATACTTAAACGAGAAGATGGTGCAACAATAAAGTCGGAAGAATTATGGGATGGACATACCGGACCACAACCATTTGCCACATTAGCCATTTCTCAAACACCAGCTTGGTACGATTTGATCTTGTTACATGTGCAAGTGGCAAATGTTCTGTATATGATGGCGTGTCTTAATTTGAAAATGCTGAAACCACTGAATAACTTATTTGAGTCCGTA GTTCAACCCTATTTCTTTCAAGACATAACGGATAAAGCGATATTCACGTGGTACCGAGATGACAAGAGAGATCATATGCGTACGGAATTTTTATGCAGAGTAATTACAGCGTCGATGGAATTCATTCATCGCGAAACCACCGACGGCGTGACGATTAGTTCGTCACAGGCTATTTCGTGGATGAGCAAGTGTCAGGCGTTGGCGtcaatttggaaaattaatagTGATGAATTGAGAATACACCAAGCCTGTCAATTGTATATAAACGGTTTTGATCGTTTGGCGGAAgag GTAACTGTAGCAGTAACCGATATTGAACGTTTGGCTACAAACTTATTGCCTATAGCTGGAAGAAGAATGATGGCATATCTTTCGAAAACACCTAATCTCTTGGAAGAAATGTCACAAATGAGTCCAGCGCTTACAagatatttggaaaatttg AACATGCCTGAAGTAGTCTGTACGAATTGTTCCAATGTCGACACTGTGGAACTGATTCGACGAATATCTGTGCATTTACCTAAAACTCACTGTGATTATCATATTGCGCAATTGATGTTGGatgcaacatttatttatgagG ATACAATTGGCTGA